Proteins from one Actinobacillus delphinicola genomic window:
- the rpsA gene encoding 30S ribosomal protein S1, whose product MTESFAQLFEESLKTQQPNLGDIIDATVVAIEKGNVYVDAGLKSEARISEEEFKNAQGELEVKVGDTVKVALEAFEDGNGETKLSREKAVRHESWIELEKAYEDQATVVGLINGKVKGGFTVELNGVRAFLPGSLVDTRPLRDTAHLEGKELEFKVIKLDQKRNNVVVSRRAVIESENSQEREQVLENLEEGAEVKGVVKNLTDYGAFVDLGGVDGLLHITDMAWKRVKHPSEIVNVGDEIDVKVLKFDKDRSRVSLGLKQLGQDPWIAIAENHPVNSKLTGKVTNLTDYGCFVEILEGVEGLVHVSEMDWTNKNIHPSKVVSLGDEVEVMVLDIDEERRRISLGLKQCQPNPWLKFAETHQKGERVSGKIKSITDFGIFIGLEGGIDGLVHLSDISWNIPGEEAVRQYKKGDEVEAIVLQVDSAKERISLGIKQLEEDPFNNFVAATKKGAIVKATVVEADAKGAKVELADGVEGYIRAADLTSEVAAGEEIEAKYTGADRKTRIVHLSVRAKDQADEATALANVNKQEEVEIPNAMAEAFKAAKGE is encoded by the coding sequence ATGACAGAATCTTTTGCTCAACTATTTGAAGAATCACTAAAAACCCAACAACCTAACCTAGGCGACATCATCGATGCAACTGTTGTTGCTATCGAAAAAGGCAACGTTTATGTTGATGCAGGTTTAAAATCAGAAGCACGTATTTCTGAAGAAGAATTTAAAAACGCTCAAGGCGAATTAGAAGTTAAAGTCGGCGATACCGTTAAAGTAGCTTTAGAAGCTTTCGAAGATGGTAACGGTGAAACTAAACTTTCTCGTGAAAAAGCAGTTCGTCACGAATCTTGGATTGAACTAGAAAAAGCATACGAAGATCAAGCAACAGTTGTTGGTTTAATTAACGGTAAAGTTAAAGGTGGCTTCACAGTTGAGTTAAACGGTGTTCGTGCATTCTTACCAGGTTCTTTAGTTGACACTCGCCCATTACGCGATACTGCTCACCTTGAAGGTAAAGAATTAGAATTCAAAGTAATCAAACTAGATCAAAAACGTAACAACGTTGTTGTTTCTCGCCGTGCTGTAATCGAATCTGAAAACAGCCAAGAACGTGAACAAGTTCTTGAAAACCTAGAAGAAGGCGCAGAAGTTAAAGGTGTTGTTAAAAACCTAACTGACTACGGTGCATTCGTAGACCTAGGTGGTGTTGACGGTTTATTACACATCACTGACATGGCTTGGAAACGTGTTAAACACCCAAGCGAAATCGTAAATGTTGGTGACGAAATTGATGTTAAAGTATTAAAATTTGACAAAGATCGTAGCCGCGTATCTTTAGGCTTAAAACAATTAGGTCAAGATCCATGGATTGCAATCGCTGAAAATCACCCAGTAAACAGCAAATTAACTGGTAAAGTAACTAACTTAACTGACTACGGTTGCTTCGTTGAAATTTTAGAAGGCGTTGAAGGTTTAGTTCACGTTTCTGAAATGGATTGGACAAACAAAAACATCCACCCATCTAAAGTTGTTTCTTTAGGTGACGAAGTTGAAGTTATGGTTTTAGACATTGATGAAGAACGTCGTCGTATCTCTCTAGGTTTAAAACAATGCCAACCTAACCCATGGTTAAAATTTGCTGAAACTCACCAAAAAGGTGAACGTGTAAGCGGTAAAATCAAATCTATCACTGATTTCGGTATCTTCATCGGTCTTGAAGGTGGTATCGACGGTTTAGTTCACTTATCTGATATTTCTTGGAATATCCCAGGTGAAGAAGCAGTTCGTCAATACAAAAAAGGCGACGAAGTTGAAGCTATCGTGTTACAAGTAGATTCAGCAAAAGAACGTATCTCTTTAGGTATCAAACAACTTGAAGAAGATCCATTCAACAACTTTGTTGCAGCAACCAAAAAAGGTGCTATCGTAAAAGCAACTGTAGTTGAAGCTGACGCTAAAGGTGCTAAAGTTGAATTAGCTGACGGTGTTGAAGGTTACATCCGTGCTGCAGATTTAACTTCTGAAGTTGCTGCTGGCGAAGAAATCGAAGCTAAATACACTGGTGCAGATCGTAAAACTCGCATCGTTCATTTATCTGTTCGTGCTAAAGACCAAGCAGACGAAGCTACTGCTCTTGCAAATGTAAACAAACAAGAAGAAGTAGAAATTCCTAACGCAATGGCTGAAGCATTCAAAGCAGCAAAAGGTGAATAA
- a CDS encoding integration host factor subunit beta produces the protein MTKSELVEKLTTTNPDLSFKQIDLAVKMILDQMSESLEEGKRIEVRGFGSFSLHFHQPRAGRNPRTGESVQLPAKSVPHFKVGKELRERVDFSA, from the coding sequence ATGACTAAATCAGAACTTGTAGAAAAATTGACTACTACCAATCCAGATTTGTCTTTCAAACAAATTGATTTAGCAGTAAAAATGATTCTTGACCAAATGTCTGAAAGCTTGGAAGAAGGTAAGCGAATTGAGGTTCGTGGCTTTGGAAGTTTTTCCTTGCACTTTCATCAACCTCGCGCAGGTAGAAATCCAAGAACTGGGGAAAGTGTTCAACTTCCCGCTAAATCAGTACCACATTTTAAAGTTGGTAAGGAATTACGCGAACGAGTGGACTTCTCCGCATAA
- a CDS encoding LapA family protein, with protein MFKYIIALIILLALLLVGVTVGANNDQIITFNYIIAQTDIQLSTLVAILFGIGLILGWLISSFFYVKLRLKHMALTRQLKRQMNVQKNQTQTNTTAVTSTPKA; from the coding sequence ATGTTCAAATATATTATTGCTCTCATTATCCTTCTTGCTTTACTTTTAGTCGGTGTGACTGTGGGAGCGAATAATGATCAGATTATTACTTTCAATTACATTATTGCACAAACAGATATTCAACTATCTACCCTCGTTGCAATCTTATTTGGTATTGGTTTAATCCTTGGTTGGCTTATTTCATCTTTCTTTTATGTAAAATTACGTCTAAAACATATGGCACTTACCCGCCAATTAAAACGTCAAATGAATGTCCAAAAAAACCAGACTCAAACTAATACAACGGCAGTGACTTCAACTCCTAAGGCATAA
- the lapB gene encoding lipopolysaccharide assembly protein LapB gives MLDLLFLLLPIAAAYGWFMGYRSVKKQQEDANNKFSREYMTGVNFLLSNQTNKAVDLFLDIIQKQEANPDNPDESDVQAQFEAQLTLGNLFRSKGEVDKAIRIHQNLNRSDAYSFEQKLLTKQQLAKDFISVGFYDRAENLYILLVDEPDFAENALQQLTQIYQKTKEWKKAINVAEKLQVLNPQENNIPLAHYYCEEAQKVLKSNPVASEALLQQALKVSPTCVRASILLAEIAVMNLDYQKALNYFTNTLEQNPDYVSEIILPVQYLYTELNQEDNFELFLIRAEHLKNNSAVELALIDTIEQKEGPIAAQMKLYQQIKTNRTPVLFERFIQYQIEQTTDEKSQHSLVLLQKMVNEYIKQNAEYRCTQCGYQSHKLSWCCPSCQKWEGIKPISSFKSIH, from the coding sequence ATGTTAGATCTTCTCTTCTTGTTACTTCCTATCGCTGCTGCCTATGGTTGGTTCATGGGATATAGAAGTGTAAAAAAACAACAAGAGGATGCCAATAATAAGTTCTCCCGTGAATATATGACGGGGGTTAACTTCCTGTTGTCAAACCAAACGAATAAAGCTGTTGATTTATTCTTAGATATCATACAAAAACAAGAAGCTAATCCCGATAATCCTGATGAATCTGACGTTCAAGCTCAATTTGAAGCTCAACTGACACTCGGTAACCTCTTCCGCTCTAAAGGGGAAGTAGATAAAGCTATCCGTATTCACCAAAACCTTAACAGAAGTGATGCATATAGCTTTGAGCAAAAACTTCTTACCAAACAACAACTAGCGAAAGATTTTATCAGTGTCGGTTTTTATGATAGAGCAGAAAATTTATACATTCTTCTCGTAGATGAGCCAGATTTTGCAGAAAATGCTTTGCAACAATTGACTCAAATTTATCAGAAAACAAAAGAGTGGAAAAAGGCTATTAATGTGGCTGAAAAACTTCAGGTTCTAAACCCGCAAGAGAATAATATTCCTCTTGCACATTACTATTGTGAAGAAGCACAAAAAGTATTGAAAAGTAATCCCGTCGCAAGCGAAGCATTGTTGCAACAAGCATTAAAAGTTTCCCCCACTTGCGTACGAGCTTCCATTCTTCTTGCAGAAATTGCTGTAATGAACCTTGATTACCAAAAGGCATTAAATTATTTCACTAATACACTAGAACAAAACCCAGATTATGTTAGTGAAATCATTCTCCCTGTACAATACCTTTATACGGAGCTTAACCAAGAAGATAATTTCGAGTTATTTTTAATTCGAGCAGAACACTTAAAAAATAATAGCGCTGTTGAACTTGCTTTGATTGATACTATTGAACAAAAAGAAGGTCCAATAGCAGCGCAAATGAAGCTATACCAACAAATAAAGACTAACCGTACTCCAGTACTATTTGAGCGTTTTATCCAGTATCAAATAGAACAAACGACAGATGAAAAATCACAACATAGCCTGGTTCTATTGCAAAAAATGGTAAATGAATATATCAAACAAAATGCTGAGTACCGTTGTACACAATGTGGATACCAAAGCCACAAATTAAGTTGGTGTTGCCCATCCTGTCAAAAGTGGGAAGGTATTAAACCCATTTCCAGCTTTAAATCCATTCATTAA
- the yciH gene encoding stress response translation initiation inhibitor YciH — MSTLVYSTETGRIKPQPKTIARPKGDGIVRISRQTSGRKGNGVSLITGLDLDDIELKKLAKTLKQRCGCGGTVKNGVIEIQSDNRELLKSYLESQNYQVKIAGG, encoded by the coding sequence ATGAGCACCCTCGTTTACTCTACTGAAACTGGACGTATTAAACCTCAACCTAAAACGATTGCACGCCCCAAAGGGGATGGTATTGTTCGCATTAGCCGCCAAACAAGTGGTCGTAAAGGTAATGGCGTAAGTTTAATAACAGGACTAGATCTTGATGATATTGAACTAAAAAAATTAGCCAAAACCCTCAAACAACGTTGTGGCTGTGGCGGTACCGTTAAAAACGGTGTGATTGAAATACAATCTGATAACCGTGAACTGCTTAAGAGCTACTTAGAATCCCAAAATTATCAAGTTAAAATAGCTGGAGGGTAA
- the speFL gene encoding leader peptide SpeFL, with amino-acid sequence MAHIRRTRHLTMPFFRPCFSYSFFNSHISNPYY; translated from the coding sequence ATGGCTCATATTCGAAGAACAAGACACTTAACAATGCCTTTCTTTCGCCCTTGCTTTTCTTATTCTTTTTTTAATTCCCATATATCTAATCCGTATTACTAA
- the speF gene encoding ornithine decarboxylase SpeF, which translates to MLNLKIAYSPEISVYFHTNRTLVPVNQTDFTDIGAIVLSYNDLDNYIDKILATEFKIPIFVVVPNGQLVDNKYFDKVYHIQDLNNFDINLYSRQIETAAHLYEENILPPFFKMLSEYVDMGNIECDCPGHQGGQYFRKHPAGKYLYDFYGENIFRSDICNADVKLGDLLIHEGAALDAQRHAAKVFNADKTYFVLNGTSASNKVVLNALLTPGDLVLFDRNNHKSIHHGALIQAGATPIYLETARNPFGFIGGIDAHCFDEDYLKSLIKETAPEKLNQQRPFRLAVIQLGTYDGTIYNARQVVDKIGHLCDYILFDSAWVGYEQFIPIMRDCSPLLLELNENDPGIIVTQSVHKQQAGFSQTSQIHKKDKHIKGQERYCNHKHFNNAFMLHASTSPFYPLFATLDVNAQIQGTPAGVRLWDDCVRIGIEARKMVLNSCELIRPFIPDMVRGKKWEEYSTDEIANSLDFFKFHPNDNWHKFDGYVENQYFVDPCKFMLTTPGIDLKTGEYEKFGVPATILANYLRENGIIPEKCDLNSILFLLTPAETLTKMQTVVAQIKAFEQHIKNNSLLKDVLPTVYKNNEERYAGYTIRQLCQEMHNLYVSRNVKTLQKDLFRRDHFPEYVMLPQKAHIEYIRNKAKLVPLSDIVGKIAAEGALPYPPGVLCVVPGEKWNNTAQQYFLALEEGINLFPGFAPEIQGVYLQKDPDGRTRAYGYVLEN; encoded by the coding sequence ATGTTAAATTTAAAAATTGCATATAGTCCAGAAATTAGTGTCTATTTCCATACTAATAGAACTTTAGTTCCTGTAAATCAAACTGATTTTACAGATATTGGTGCTATTGTTTTAAGTTATAACGATTTAGATAATTATATTGATAAAATTCTTGCTACAGAGTTTAAGATTCCAATTTTTGTTGTCGTACCTAATGGTCAATTAGTTGATAATAAATACTTTGATAAAGTTTATCATATTCAAGATCTTAATAATTTTGATATTAACCTGTATAGTCGCCAAATTGAGACTGCAGCCCATCTATACGAGGAAAATATTCTACCTCCATTTTTTAAAATGCTGAGTGAATATGTAGATATGGGAAATATCGAATGTGATTGTCCAGGACATCAAGGTGGTCAATATTTCCGTAAACATCCTGCAGGAAAATATTTATACGATTTTTATGGTGAAAATATATTTAGATCTGATATTTGTAATGCTGATGTTAAATTGGGAGACTTACTTATTCATGAAGGTGCGGCATTAGATGCTCAACGTCACGCAGCTAAAGTATTTAATGCTGATAAAACTTATTTCGTTCTTAATGGTACATCTGCTTCAAATAAAGTCGTTTTAAATGCTCTATTAACACCGGGTGATCTTGTATTATTTGATCGTAATAATCATAAATCTATTCACCATGGGGCTCTTATTCAAGCTGGAGCGACTCCTATTTACTTAGAAACTGCTCGTAATCCTTTTGGTTTTATTGGTGGTATTGATGCTCATTGTTTTGATGAAGATTACCTAAAATCTCTAATTAAAGAAACAGCACCAGAAAAATTAAATCAACAACGTCCATTCCGTTTAGCAGTTATTCAATTAGGTACCTATGATGGTACTATCTATAATGCACGTCAAGTTGTTGATAAAATTGGACACCTATGTGATTACATTTTATTTGATTCTGCATGGGTAGGATATGAACAATTTATTCCAATTATGCGTGACTGTTCACCTCTTCTTTTAGAACTCAATGAAAATGACCCTGGTATTATTGTTACCCAATCAGTTCATAAACAACAAGCAGGTTTCTCTCAAACCTCACAGATCCATAAAAAAGATAAACATATAAAAGGCCAAGAAAGATATTGTAACCATAAACATTTTAATAATGCTTTTATGCTACATGCATCAACTAGTCCTTTCTATCCATTATTTGCAACACTAGATGTTAATGCCCAAATCCAAGGTACACCTGCTGGTGTACGCTTATGGGATGATTGCGTTCGTATCGGTATTGAAGCTAGAAAAATGGTTTTAAATAGTTGTGAACTTATTCGTCCATTTATCCCTGATATGGTACGAGGTAAAAAATGGGAAGAATACTCAACAGATGAAATTGCTAATAGTCTAGATTTCTTTAAATTCCATCCAAATGATAATTGGCATAAATTTGATGGATATGTAGAAAACCAATATTTCGTTGATCCGTGCAAATTCATGCTAACAACTCCAGGTATTGATTTAAAAACAGGTGAATATGAAAAATTTGGTGTTCCTGCCACAATTTTAGCTAACTACTTACGCGAAAATGGCATTATTCCAGAAAAATGTGACTTAAACTCTATTTTATTCTTGCTTACTCCAGCAGAAACATTAACTAAGATGCAAACTGTTGTAGCCCAAATTAAAGCATTTGAACAACATATTAAAAATAACTCATTACTTAAAGATGTACTTCCTACTGTCTATAAAAATAATGAGGAACGTTATGCTGGCTATACAATCCGTCAATTATGTCAAGAAATGCATAATCTCTATGTTAGTCGTAATGTAAAAACACTACAGAAAGATCTTTTTAGAAGAGATCATTTCCCTGAATATGTTATGTTGCCTCAAAAAGCTCATATTGAATATATCCGTAATAAAGCTAAATTAGTTCCTCTATCTGATATTGTAGGAAAAATTGCTGCAGAAGGTGCATTACCTTATCCTCCGGGTGTCCTTTGTGTTGTACCTGGAGAAAAATGGAACAATACAGCTCAACAATATTTCTTAGCTCTTGAAGAAGGTATTAATTTATTCCCTGGTTTTGCACCAGAAATTCAAGGAGTTTATCTACAAAAAGATCCCGATGGTAGAACTAGAGCATATGGTTATGTTTTAGAAAATTAA
- the potE gene encoding putrescine-ornithine antiporter produces the protein MTTKSNKMGVGQLTIITMVNMMGSGIIMLPTKLAQVGTISIVSWLVTALGSCALAYAFAQCGMFSKKTGGMGGYSEYSFGKSGNFLANYTYALSLLIANVAIAISAVGYAVEVLNVNLSPVQTAMWTIVVLWITTILNFWGARITGNISGVTVWGVIIPVVGVCIIGWFWFSGKMYVDSWNPHHTPIFEAISASISMTLWSFLGLESACANSDAVDQPEKNIPIAVLGATIGAAIIYIISTNVIAGIVPNMELAKSSAPFGLAFAYMFNPITGKIIMALMVIACIGSLLGWQFTIAQVFKASAEEGYFPAFFKKVTSKDAPIIGMIVLTIIQTLLSLMTISPNLYAQFNVLVNLAVVTNLVPYLLSMAALTVLLKLGNASVSKVKITTGVAFIGSLYSLYAMYASGEEAMFYGSLVTFIGWTLYGFISPRFDCKDTSNAVTENKNCNLDA, from the coding sequence ATGACTACAAAAAGTAATAAGATGGGTGTTGGACAACTGACAATCATCACAATGGTTAATATGATGGGGTCTGGTATTATTATGTTGCCAACGAAGTTAGCACAAGTAGGTACCATTTCTATCGTATCATGGCTAGTTACAGCACTAGGCTCATGTGCCCTTGCGTACGCTTTCGCACAATGTGGTATGTTTAGTAAAAAAACAGGTGGAATGGGAGGATATTCAGAATACTCTTTTGGAAAATCTGGTAATTTTTTAGCAAACTATACCTATGCACTTTCCTTATTAATTGCCAATGTGGCTATCGCTATCAGTGCGGTTGGTTATGCCGTAGAAGTTTTAAACGTTAATTTATCTCCTGTCCAAACAGCGATGTGGACCATTGTTGTTCTTTGGATCACTACTATCCTAAATTTCTGGGGCGCACGTATCACTGGTAATATCTCAGGCGTAACTGTTTGGGGGGTAATTATTCCAGTAGTTGGTGTTTGTATCATTGGTTGGTTCTGGTTCAGCGGTAAAATGTATGTAGACTCATGGAATCCACATCATACCCCAATTTTTGAAGCGATTAGTGCCTCAATTTCAATGACTCTTTGGTCATTTTTAGGGTTAGAATCTGCATGTGCAAACTCTGATGCAGTAGATCAACCAGAAAAAAATATTCCTATCGCAGTTTTAGGTGCTACTATTGGTGCAGCTATCATCTATATTATTTCTACTAATGTAATTGCTGGTATTGTTCCAAATATGGAATTAGCTAAATCATCAGCTCCGTTTGGTTTAGCTTTTGCGTATATGTTTAATCCTATTACTGGTAAAATTATCATGGCATTAATGGTAATTGCATGTATCGGCTCATTGTTAGGTTGGCAATTTACAATTGCACAAGTATTTAAAGCATCAGCAGAAGAAGGTTATTTCCCTGCTTTCTTTAAAAAAGTTACAAGCAAAGATGCCCCAATTATTGGTATGATCGTTCTTACTATTATTCAAACGTTATTATCTTTAATGACTATTAGCCCTAACTTATATGCTCAATTCAATGTGCTAGTTAATCTAGCAGTAGTAACTAACCTTGTCCCTTATCTATTATCAATGGCTGCATTGACAGTGTTGCTCAAACTTGGAAATGCTTCTGTATCTAAAGTTAAAATTACGACTGGTGTTGCATTTATTGGCTCTTTATATAGCTTATATGCTATGTATGCTTCAGGAGAAGAAGCAATGTTCTATGGTTCATTAGTAACCTTTATTGGTTGGACATTATATGGCTTCATCTCACCTCGTTTTGATTGTAAAGATACATCAAATGCCGTAACAGAAAATAAAAACTGTAATTTAGATGCATAA
- a CDS encoding insulinase family protein, with protein sequence MKLKLTGLYISLGLVFATPLYAVTAEEAPIKVSTQMVHSQIIKSQNDKRDYAFTTLPNGLKLLVVSDKNAQRAAVAVDVAVGSGNEPETYPGLAHFLEHMLFLGTDKYPQPDEFMQYISQHGGTNNAFTAFDHTNFFFDIDPQYLEQGMARFSRFFVAPLMTSEYVDRERHAVNAEYQSKMRVAGWRNLDVFKQALNPANPFSRFSVGSLATLPTATVRPALLKFYKDYYSADRMSVVIIGKEDTATLMKWGKAMFSEVPRGQNLASTKITAPLFKKDQLPVFIQNQSLDQDKTLSVSFMLPYHLKEIYSKVFTYIAYNLDYKGADSLAGTLKKMGYITQMSSDFSEKIGNELPFGIQMVLTDKGFAHRDEVLAVVFDYLHLLQQQSAKAGEENYQELAMIAKRDFQFQEKTGAMDEASDLAARMNNYPIKDILALDSTYSGYDRQAIMQNLALMTPQNAVVQLSAPQLHFKQQTHYFHVPYSITPLDTKAILAAKIPDHAALKAMQLPGKNTFIATNYDLQKSAINAKQETLSDGIHLFYQFNGKFDVPRSTVAISLEPQGNLSLQERVAMALWSSFKNEELIHTFYEASLAGLQGNFDADGQSLQLSISGYSQKIPLLLQTMLQNFKNFDENPGVFKRIKQTYVQTLESFPTLMPFRQTLAYLNHSLLPTSDLPQETLQVLRNMNEKTMQELVKKALSKLNVRMMVYGDTTLEQAKLLAKEVSSSFKDSQLKNKWISPKVNIINKNEVVHFDVPHHDSAVTYYLQGKAGYQAKAEVALLAQMIRTPFFNQLRTQQQLGYIVAAYNKPYYDYAGLGFSVESPQSTNAQLVEAIQHFKQNFAKGLANLTESDFTHYKTIVKNELLQKPENSAAAANRYWNDILMTNKTASQRQAMVDAIDKLSLKPFTQNMQQFLLQKDRLIIEANPLLKKN encoded by the coding sequence ATGAAATTGAAATTAACTGGATTATATATAAGTTTAGGTTTGGTTTTTGCTACCCCATTGTACGCTGTAACAGCAGAAGAAGCACCTATTAAAGTGAGTACACAAATGGTTCATTCACAGATTATTAAAAGCCAAAATGATAAACGTGATTATGCATTTACGACTTTACCAAATGGCTTGAAACTATTAGTTGTGTCGGATAAAAATGCACAGCGTGCAGCCGTTGCAGTAGATGTGGCAGTGGGAAGTGGCAATGAACCTGAAACCTATCCTGGACTTGCTCATTTTCTTGAACATATGCTGTTCCTAGGAACGGATAAATATCCGCAGCCTGATGAATTTATGCAATATATTAGCCAGCACGGCGGGACTAATAATGCGTTTACAGCATTTGATCACACCAATTTCTTCTTTGATATTGATCCGCAATATTTAGAACAAGGCATGGCAAGATTTTCACGTTTCTTTGTAGCTCCTTTAATGACATCAGAATATGTGGATCGCGAACGTCATGCGGTAAATGCGGAATATCAATCTAAAATGCGGGTTGCAGGTTGGCGTAATTTAGATGTGTTTAAGCAAGCATTAAATCCAGCAAATCCATTTTCACGTTTTAGTGTTGGTAGCTTAGCGACATTACCAACAGCGACAGTACGTCCTGCTTTATTAAAATTCTATAAAGATTATTATTCGGCTGATCGTATGTCAGTGGTGATTATTGGTAAAGAAGATACTGCGACTTTGATGAAATGGGGTAAAGCGATGTTCTCTGAAGTACCGAGAGGACAAAATCTAGCGAGTACCAAAATTACTGCGCCATTATTTAAGAAAGATCAGCTTCCTGTTTTCATCCAAAATCAGTCGCTTGATCAAGATAAAACATTAAGTGTAAGCTTCATGTTGCCTTATCATTTAAAAGAAATCTATTCTAAAGTTTTTACATATATTGCCTATAATCTTGATTATAAAGGTGCGGATAGTCTAGCGGGAACGCTTAAAAAAATGGGCTATATTACGCAAATGAGTTCTGATTTTTCCGAAAAAATTGGAAATGAATTACCTTTTGGCATTCAAATGGTACTCACTGATAAAGGGTTTGCTCATCGTGATGAGGTCTTGGCTGTAGTATTTGATTATTTACATTTATTGCAACAACAAAGTGCTAAAGCGGGTGAGGAAAATTATCAAGAATTGGCGATGATTGCGAAACGTGATTTTCAATTCCAAGAAAAAACAGGTGCAATGGATGAGGCTTCGGATTTAGCTGCACGAATGAATAATTATCCTATAAAAGATATTCTTGCTTTGGATTCGACCTATAGCGGTTATGATCGCCAAGCTATTATGCAAAACCTTGCATTAATGACACCACAAAATGCCGTTGTCCAGCTCAGTGCTCCTCAGTTACATTTTAAACAACAAACGCATTATTTCCACGTGCCTTATTCAATTACCCCGTTGGATACCAAAGCAATTTTAGCCGCTAAAATTCCTGATCATGCCGCATTAAAAGCGATGCAATTACCAGGTAAAAATACCTTTATTGCAACGAACTATGATTTACAAAAATCTGCAATAAATGCAAAACAAGAAACGCTTTCTGACGGCATTCATCTTTTCTATCAATTCAATGGAAAATTCGATGTGCCTCGTAGTACGGTAGCGATTAGTCTTGAACCGCAAGGCAACTTATCCTTGCAAGAACGTGTCGCAATGGCGCTTTGGTCTAGTTTTAAAAATGAAGAACTTATTCATACTTTTTATGAAGCATCGCTTGCTGGATTGCAAGGAAATTTTGATGCAGATGGACAAAGTTTACAACTCAGTATTTCTGGTTACAGTCAGAAAATACCATTGTTATTACAAACAATGTTACAAAACTTCAAAAATTTTGACGAAAATCCTGGCGTGTTTAAACGAATCAAACAAACCTATGTGCAAACATTAGAAAGTTTTCCAACGCTCATGCCATTTAGACAAACACTAGCATACTTAAATCATAGCTTATTACCGACATCCGACTTACCGCAAGAAACTTTACAAGTTTTGCGCAATATGAATGAAAAAACGATGCAAGAGTTGGTGAAAAAAGCCTTATCAAAATTGAATGTACGCATGATGGTATATGGCGATACAACACTTGAGCAAGCAAAATTGTTGGCTAAAGAAGTGAGTAGCAGTTTTAAAGATAGTCAGCTAAAAAATAAATGGATAAGCCCTAAAGTAAATATCATCAATAAAAATGAAGTCGTACATTTTGATGTTCCTCATCACGATAGTGCAGTGACTTACTATTTACAGGGCAAAGCAGGGTATCAGGCAAAAGCGGAAGTGGCATTACTTGCACAGATGATTAGAACACCATTCTTTAATCAATTACGTACGCAACAACAATTAGGCTATATCGTGGCGGCTTATAATAAACCTTATTATGATTACGCAGGGTTAGGCTTTAGTGTTGAGTCACCACAAAGTACAAATGCACAGTTGGTAGAGGCTATCCAACACTTTAAACAGAATTTCGCAAAAGGTTTAGCAAATTTAACGGAAAGTGATTTTACTCACTATAAAACAATCGTTAAAAATGAATTATTGCAAAAACCAGAAAACTCCGCTGCTGCTGCAAATCGTTATTGGAATGATATTTTAATGACGAATAAAACAGCATCACAACGTCAAGCTATGGTTGACGCAATTGATAAATTATCGTTAAAACCTTTTACCCAAAATATGCAACAATTCTTACTACAAAAAGATAGATTAATCATTGAAGCAAATCCACTTTTAAAAAAGAATTAA